A window of Ictidomys tridecemlineatus isolate mIctTri1 chromosome 1, mIctTri1.hap1, whole genome shotgun sequence contains these coding sequences:
- the Wnt8b gene encoding protein Wnt-8b yields the protein MFLMKPSVCIFLFTCVFQLSHTWSVNNFLMTGPKAYLIYSSSVAAGAQSGIEECKYQFAWDRWNCPERALQLSSHGGLRSANRETAFVHAISSAGVMYTLTRNCSLGDFDNCGCDDSRNGQLGGQGWLWGGCSDNVGFGEAISKQFVDALETGQDARAAMNLHNNEAGRKAVKGTMKRTCKCHGVSGSCTTQTCWLQLPEFREVGAHLKEKYHAALKVDLLQGAGNSAAGRGAIADTFRSISTRELVHLEDSPDYCLENKTLGLLGTEGRECLRRGRALGRWERRSCRRLCGDCGLAVEERRAETVSSCNCKFHWCCAVRCEQCRRRVTKYFCSRAERPRGGAAHKPGRKS from the exons gtcaGTAAACAATTTCCTGATGACTGGtccaaaa GCTTACCTGATCTACTCCAGCAGTGTGGCAGCAGGTGCTCAGAGTGGTATTGAAGAATGCAAATACCAGTTTGCCTGGGACCGCTGGAACTGCCCTGAGAGAGCCTTGCAACTTTCCAGCCATGGTGGACTTCGAAGTG CTAATCGGGAGACAGCATTTGTACATGCCATCAGTTCTGCTGGAGTCATGTACACTCTGACCAGAAACTGCAGCCTTGGAGATTTTGACAACTGTGGATGTGATGACTCCCGCAATGGGCAACTGG GGGGTCAAGGTTGGCTGTGGGGAGGCTGCAGCGACAACGTGGGCTTCGGAGAGGCAATCTCCAAGCAGTTTGTGGATGCCCTGGAAACAGGACAGGATGCCCGGGCAGCCATGAATCTTCATAATAACGAGGCCGGCCGTAAG GCGGTGAAGGGCACCATGAAACGCACGTGTAAGTGCCACGGCGTGTCTGGCAGCTGCACCACACAGACCTGCTGGCTGCAGCTGCCTGAGTTCCGCGAGGTGGGCGCGCACCTGAAGGAGAAATACCACGCCGCTCTCAAGGTGGACCTACTGCAGGGTGCTGGCAACAGCGCTGCCGGCCGCGGCGCCATCGCCGACACCTTCCGCTCCATCTCCACCAGGGAGCTGGTGCACCTGGAGGACTCCCCAGACTACTGCTTGGAGAACAAGACGCTAGGGCTGCTGGGCACTGAAGGCCGGGAATGCCTGCGGCGCGGGCGGGCTCTGGGCCGCTGGGAGCGCCGCAGCTGCCGCCGTCTGTGCGGGGATTGTGGGCTGGCGGTGGAGGAGCGCCGCGCGGAAACCGTGTCCAGCTGTAACTGCAAGTTCCACTGGTGCTGTGCTGTCCGCTGTGAGCAGTGCCGCCGGCGGGTCACCAAGTACTTCTGTAGCCGCGCAGAGCGGCCGCGGGGAGGCGCTGCGCACAAACCCGGGAGAAAATCCTAA